In Porites lutea chromosome 1, jaPorLute2.1, whole genome shotgun sequence, a single genomic region encodes these proteins:
- the LOC140931076 gene encoding uncharacterized protein: MVDYCKSDVVLLKAGCEKFAQEFQANAGFNQFEKCTTIASACNLYWRKHHVKPDQIAVEPPQGWRGARVNQSQVALEWLCWKEGESADRIKHVRNGGEQTVLTPAAAYFVDGFDAETNTVYEFHGCLFHGCPKCHPNRDDKHYCSPDRTLEELYQATWNKSRCLHLNGYIVKECWECEWKAEKESNPGVQTFLQSFELVPPLNPREAFFGGRTRAVALHVRAEDNQEIRYIDVTSLYPFVNKTKCYPTGHPHIITQPANQNIYSYFGIALVDILPPANLFHPVLPVRRGGKLTFPLCATCV, encoded by the coding sequence ATGGTGGATTATTGCAAGTCGGACGTGGTCCTTCTCAAAGCAGGTTGTGAGAAATTTGCGCAAGAGTTTCAAGCCAATGCAGGCTTTAACCAATTTGAAAAGTGCACGACCATTGCCAGTGCGTGTAATCTCTACTGGCGCAAACACCATGTGAAACCAGACCAGATTGCCGTGGAACCACCTCAAGGTTGGCGAGGGGCCAGAGTCAACCAATCGCAAGTGGCTCTGGAATGGTTGTGTTGGAAAGAGGGGGAATCCGCTGATCGAATCAAACATGTACGCAACGGAGGCGAACAAACGGTCCTCACCCCTGCCGCAGCCTATTTTGTGGACGGCTTCGATGCTGAAACCAACACCGTCTATGAGTTCCATGGTTGTTTATTTCATGGATGCCCTAAGTGCCATCCCAATCGAGATGACAAGCATTACTGTTCCCCGGACAGAACCCTGGAAGAATTGTACCAGGCCACCTGGAACAAGAGCCGTTGTCTTCACCTGAATGGTTACATAGTGAAAGAATGCTGGGAATGTGAGTGGAAggcagaaaaagaaagcaatCCAGGCGTACAAACCTTCTTACAAAGTTTTGAGCTAGTCCCACCCTTGAACCCCAGAGAAGCATTTTTTGGTGGACGGACCAGGGCTGTGGCCTTACACGTTAGGGCCGAGGACAACCAAGAAATAAGATATATTGATGTCACCAGCCTTTATCCCTTTGTAAACAAGACGAAATGTTACCCTACTGGACATCCTCACATCATCACTCAGCCAGCTAATCAAAACATTTATTCGTATTTTGGAATCGCCTTGGTTGATATACTTCCCCCTGCCAATCTATTTCATCCCGTCCTGCCTGTCAGAAGAGGTGGTAAACTGACCTTTCCCCTGTGTGCCACCTGTGTCTAA
- the LOC140931087 gene encoding uncharacterized protein: MLDRSHVCPHSYQQRILRGTWCTPELQKAVEKGYILHKIHKVWHFPPEQQDTGLFEGYVNTWLKLKQESAGWPGWCRTEEEKQQYLSNYRARESIQLEYRNVKKNPGRKAIAKLMLNRYVSVVVGGETDSVAFLCSFWGKFGERLNKPRTTTIQQPSQLLSLLTNSTLNVNTLRICTDEVMEAVTTSIEENVNKGSKTDIFIAASTTCHARLTLYESLDLLQEQVLYYDTDSVIYLWEPRKPSVPVDDYLGCMTDELEGDVIQEFVSGGAKNYWYITHGGKVECKVRGFTLNVRGTAVLNYHTMKADILAELDDPQDKRRTILVKDPYFFQRDVPNKRIRLTERVKKYGLVFDKRAIDLPTKRSYPYGYSRIHHEVDLLLSL; this comes from the coding sequence ATGCTCGACAGAAGTCATGTCTGTCCCCATTCCTATCAACAACGTATCCTCAGAGGCACATGGTGCACGCCGGAACTTCAGAAAGCCGTGGAAAAAGGGTACATTCTTCACAAAATCCACAAGGTGTGGCACTTTCCACCCGAGCAACAGGATACGGGTCTCTTTGAAGGGTATGTGAATACATGGTTAAAACTCAAGCAAGAGTCAGCAGGCTGGCCCGGTTGGTGTAGAACAgaagaagagaaacagcagtaTCTATCCAATTATCGGGCAAGAGAGAGCATTCAACTGGAGTATAGGAACGTGAAAAAGAATCCAGGACGAAAAGCCATAGCCAAATTGATGCTTAATAGGTACGTCAGTGTGGTTGTAGGGGGAGAGACTGATTCTGTCGCTTTTCTTTGCAGCTTTTGGGGCAAATTTGGAGAAAGGCTGAATAAGCCGCGAACTACAACCATTCAGCAACCCTCCCAGTTGCTCAGTCTCCTCACCAATTCTACCTTGAATGTAAATACATTACGAATCTGCACGGATGAAGTCATGGAGGCCGTCACCACCTCCATCGAGGAGAATGTCAACAAAGGTAGCAAAACGGACATCTTTATAGCAGCCTCCACGACCTGTCACGCGCGTTTAACCCTGTATGAGTCCTTAGATCTTCTTCAAGAGCAAGTGTTGTATTATGATACGGACAGTGTCATATATCTTTGGGAGCCTCGGAAACCCTCCGTACCAGTGGACGACTACCTTGGATGTATGACAGACGAGTTAGAGGGAGATGTGATCCAGGAGTTTGTCTCGGGCGGAGCAAAAAATTATTGGTATATCACACATGGTGGAAAGGTGGAGTGTAAAGTGCGCGGGTTTACCCTCAATGTGCGTGGGACTGCCGTGCTGAATTATCACACTATGAAAGCCGACATCCTTGCCGAATTAGATGACCCCCAGGACAAAAGAAGAACCATCTTAGTCAAAGATCCATATTTTTTTCAACGGGATGTACCCAACAAACGTATTAGGTTGACGGAACGCGTTAAAAAATACGGTTTAGTGTTTGATAAAAGGGCCATTGACCTCCCCACCAAACGGTCGTATCCCTATGGTTATTCGCGCATTCATCATGAAGTCGATCTTTTGCTTTCGTTATAA
- the LOC140931103 gene encoding uncharacterized protein, which yields MFRQKPVQFNEGEHQEPMQEENSSARGLNDAEESNKLPEVVCDQELPVLNDNYIIGALNSEPPSNVAEIIRDHCPQVLSSLRLLINEEINTACQKLCRRSDGSVLYGHSYESLKDFNFDSVWNEIESNIPFVVNIMNAVCGKSFSSDDLRVKYSFIYSILMSERWHELSLLKRVNTVLIIEGGCTKKLQERLNKLGVCLSHGRRDILLKLLGGHFADIVVQKVKGGSVFRGTGDNWDLKVLKGHMRKDVQNEDLHFFASNLIENRVNFSHLPNVHPKGDIVNFPRHHFSLNVDEWKVYINCAKILTGRIIIEFFPKFKWLKSVIPAHIPHIYSGEMAQKSTIMSLPLLNANEAKYEDCVRILRSYEQWISEIYVKAGLLDEVPHVDNPEVPEGSAAPGQTNAHKEDTPDDPMREMKIVFAGDQLTRVRFAGAKDLLSGSHTPSDRFEHCSPFKPVMWHTKASLLQYSYSFLYKAESVNQIGTLKYFREKFNRRNATPAKVLDSFEGSEELFLSVGRAYIVTAALTFFGMTSLEDVPSHHKFPSNISHQTEEDKRRYFDSVFEKFIDEYLLQKNATTNGEEEDYVSNYALCYIFLTILILQLKDTAAEADGERNLINQKLLLSVFKSMGAYSKYALEMFVSIAQIECMLIPRMSEEFKWGFFVSWRGGAGNNMEDDMAQEIFNRLSKSVVQRMGPNKTFQSISKVCKATNGIKEVKEQFDTSAGIHQSSVQHTTRDSLKDEKEMVEDLVQMDPFQRVPERCHDSFPDIKRCPLRYLNIVEFHQWLDKHKQELSNRD from the exons ATGTTCAGACAAAAACCAGTCCAGTTTAACGAAGGCGAACATCAGGAACCCATGCAAGAGGAAAATTCGTCCGCACGTGGGCTTAACGATGCCGAAGAGTCAAACAAGCTACCTGAAGTAGTTTGTGACCAAGAGCTTCCAGTACTAAACGATAACTACATTATTGGAGCATTGAATTCAGAGCCGCCGTCTAATGTGGCAGAAATTATAAGGGACCACTGCCCGCAAGTGCTTTCTTCGCTAAGATTGCTCATCAACGAGGAAATCAACACAGCCTGTCAAAAGCTGTGCAGACGTTCGGATGGCTCTGTGTTGTATGGCCACAGCTACGAAAGTCTGAAAGATTTTAACTTTGATAGTGTTTGGAATGAGATAGAAAGCAACATTCCCTTTGTCGTCAACATCATGAATGCTGTCTGTGGGAAAAGCTTTTCATCCGATGATTTGCGAGTAAAATACAGCTTCATTTACTCGATTCTGATGAGCGAAAGATGGCACGAACTAAGTCTTTTGAAGCGGGTAAACACAGTTTTGATTATAGAAGGTGGATGTACCAAGAAG CTTCAGGAGCGACTGAACAAGCTTGGTGTTTGTCTCTCCCATGGAAGACGGGATATCCTATTGAAACTTCTTGGAGGGCACTTTGCAGACATAGTTGTTCAGAAAGTAAAAGGTGGTTCTGTTTTCCGTGGCACAGGAGATAACTGGGACTTGAAAGTCCTAAAGGGCCATATGAGAAAGGATGTGCAGAATGAAGATCTTCATTTCTTTGCATCCAACCTTATTGAAAACCGGGTCAACTTTTCACACTTGCCTAATGTGCATCCTAAGGGGGACATTGTAAATTTTCCACGCCACCATTTCTCATTAAATGTTGATGAGTGGAAAGTGTACATAAACTGTGCAAAGATTCTCACAGGAAGGATAATTATTGAATTCTTTCCAAAGTTTAAGTGGCTTAAGTCAGTCATCCCTGCACATATTCCTCATATTTACAGTGGAGAAATGGCTCAAAAATCCACCATCATGAGCCTGCCCCTTCTGAATGCCAATGAAGCTAAATATGAAGATTGTGTCCGCATTTTGAGATCTTACGAGCAGTGGATTTCAGAGATTTATGTTAAAGCGGGCTTACTTGATGAAGTACCTCATGTTGACAACCCTGAAGTACCAGAGGGATCAGCTGCACCTGGCCAAACAAACGCTCACAAGGAGGATACCCCTGATGATCCTATGAGGGAAATGAAGATAGTTTTTGCTGGTGACCAGTTGACCAGAGTTAGATTCGCTGGTGCTAAAGATTTGCTCTCAGGCTCCCACACTCCATCAGATCGTTTTGAGCATTGTTCCCCATTCAAGCCAGTCATGTGGCACACAAAAGCATCATTGCTACAGTACTCATATTCATTCCTGTACAAGGCAGAATCGGTCAACCAAATTGGAACTCTAAAATACTTTAGAGAAAAATTTAATCGCCGGAATGCCACCCCAGCCAAAGTACTGGATTCATTTGAAGGAAGTGAGGAACTATTTCTCAGTGTTGGTCGAGCTTACATTGTCACTGCAGCTCTTACTTTCTTTGGAATGACAAGTCTTGAGGATGTTCCCTCCCACCACAAGTTCCCTTCAAACATTTCCCATCAAACAGAGGAAGACAAGAGAAGATATTTTGacagtgtttttgaaaaattcatTGATGAGTatcttttgcaaaaaaatgccACTACAAATGGGGAAGAGGAGGATTATGTCTCAAATTATGCCCTGTGCTACATCTTCCTAACCATCCTTATTTTACAGCTGAAAGACACTGCAGCAGAGGCAGATGGTGAAAGAAACCTCATAAATCAGAAGTTGCTGCTGTCGGTTTTTAAATCAATGGGTGCTTACAGCAAGTATGCCCTTGAGATGTTTGTAAGCATCGCTCAAATAGAATGTATGTTAATCCCACGCATGTCAGAGGAATTTAAATGGGGTTTCTTTGTCAGCTGGAGGGGTGGCGCTGGAAACAACATGGAAGATGACATGGCACAGGAAATCTTTAATCGACTAAGCAAGTCTGTTGTCCAGAGAATGGGGCCAAACAAAACTTTCCAGTCCATCAGCAAAGTCTGCAAGGCAACGAATGGCATCAAAGAGGTTAAGGAACAATTTGACACTTCTGCTGGTATTCATCAGTCTTCTGTTCAACATACCACTCGGGATTCTCTAAAAGATGAAAAGGAGATGGTTGAAGATCTTGTACAAATGGATCCTTTCCAAAGAGTGCCTGAAAGATGCCATGACAGCTTTCCTGACATCAAACGATGCCCCCTCAGGTACTTAAACATTGTTGAATTCCATCAGTGGCTTGACAAACATAAACAAGAACTTTCGAACAGAGACTAA
- the LOC140953035 gene encoding ATP-dependent DNA helicase Q1-like, whose protein sequence is MAESRDNLSVISRLGLALNRCNFPSFRIKPLQVKCFEYLLNGYDVIAVLPTGFGKSLLFQLLPNFLPVKADKNVVIVVCPLNSIMEDQLKVLEERGVTADVLQLASDDREGIESLFNPEDNDESVDLSKLKSPSKNLLRGDVQIVFAHPESLLSKEGRELMKGKVFQRNVAACVVDEAHCVEIWGEEFRTDFKDLSALKAVFPTVPIMALTATAPPHLLTNLKQSLSLQKGCKVVAANPNRSNIYYDKKMRMSNHHGYESYDRIVIPIAKELALQREKYPMTIIYLKLKYCGYVYGLFEQILQDKQFVGDTKDPAARLFAQFHAPQTKRMKKSLIAKVKKENSRVRVLFATSALGMGVNMPHVEHVVHITPPSNIESYMQETGRAGRTGVPSKATLYYNNSDIAKNKEHVQDPMKEYCKSQTTCLRKLILEYLGFPGVTQERCCCVCDATCTNVVNKLPSRVKRKVRAMPTENKAVLEELISSELNEFEAHTSVPGENFSMLFSFSHEKNVLPKIMEGIDYIETESDLLDDYKIWNETCSSKIFSFISKYAPLIEDNTCDTYND, encoded by the exons ATGGCGGAATCGCGAGATAACTTATCGGTAATCAGTCGCCTTGGATTAGCTCTAAACCGATGCAACTTTCCTTCTTTTCGCATAAAGCCACTTCAGGTGAAGTGCTTCGAGTATTTACTGAATGGATACGATGTTATTGCCGTTCTGCCTACTGGTTTCGGCAAATCGCTCCTGTTTCAGCTTTTACCAAATTTCTTGCCTGTAAAGGCAGACAAGaatgttgtcatcgttgtttGTCCTCTGAACTCTATTATGGAGGACCAACTTAAAGTGTTAGAAGAGAGAGGAGTCACTGCCGATGTTCTGCAGCTGGCCAGTGATGATCGGGAGGGTATCGAGAGTCTGTTCAATCCAGAAGACAACGACGAAAGCGTGGACTTGTCAAAGCTAAAAAGTCCCTCCAAGAATCTCCTCAGGGGAGATGTACAGATAGTATTTGCCCATCCAGAGTCCCTTTTAAGCAAAGAAGGACGAGAGCTGATGAAAGGCAAAGTCTTCCAAAGAAATGTGGCTGCATGTGTAGTCGATGAAGCTCACTGTGTTGAAATTTG gggTGAAGAATTTAGAACAGATTTTAAGGACCTGTCTGCTTTAAAGGCCGTTTTCCCCACTGTACCAATCATGGCCCTTACTGCAACTGCACCACCACATTTGCTCACAAATTTAAAACAGAGTTTGTCATTGCAAAAAGGTTGTAAAGTTGTTGCTGCAAACCCAAACCGTTCAAACATTTATTATGACAAGAAGATGAGGATGAGTAACCACCACGGGTATGAAAGCTATGACCGGATTGTCATCCCAATTGCAAAAGAATTGGCTCTGCAGAGGGAaaagtatcccatgaccatcaTTTACTTGAAACTCAAGTACTGTGGTTATGTGTATGGCTTGTTTGAACAAATCTTACAAGATAAACAATTTGTGGGCGACACAAAAGATCCAGCTGCGAGGCTGTTTGCTCAGTTCCATGCCCCTCAAACAAAACGAATGAAAAAGAGCCTTATCGcaaaagtaaaaaaggaaaattcaaggGTACGGGTGTTATTTGCAACATCAGCGCTTGGAATGGGAGTTAATATGCCTCATGTGGAACATGTTGTACACATCACACCACCAAGCAACATTGAGTCTTACATGCAGGAGACTGGACGTGCTGGCAGGACAGGAGTCCCATCTAAAGCCACGCTTTATTACAATAACTCTGACATTGCCAAAAACAAGGAGCATGTTCAAGATCCAATGAAGGAATACTGCAAATCCCAAACTACTTGTCTTCGCAAACTCATTTTGGAGTATTTGGGGTTTCCAGGGGTTACTCAGGAGAGATGTTGCTGTGTTTGCGATGCAACATGTACTAATGTTGTGAACAAATTACCCAGTAGAGTTAAACGTAAAGTGAGAGCCATGCCAACTGAAAATAAAGCTGTACTTGAAGAACTTATTTCCAGTGAGCTGAATGAGTTTGAGGCTCATACAAGTGTGCCTGGTGAGAATTTTTCCATGCTCTTCAGTTTCTCCCATGAAAAGAATGTTCTTCCAAAGATCATGGAAGGAATTGACTACATTGAGACAGAATCAGACCTTCTTGATGATTACAAAATATGGAATGAGACCTGTTCATCAAAGATTTTTTCCTTCATAAGCAAATATGCTCCACTAATTGAAGATAATACCTGTGACACTTATAATGACTGA